A segment of the Pieris brassicae chromosome 10, ilPieBrab1.1, whole genome shotgun sequence genome:
AAATTAGAAAAGCAAATGGAGTTTCTGCTACCATATGTTGAAGGCAGATCTACAGTTACAAATTTAAGTACATCAAATGATGACGATTCGACACATGATgctgaatataaattttctgaAGAATCTGTAGTTTCACCTTCTGTTACTATTCGTTCACCAACTCCAGGGACCTCCTCTTTAAGGCCATCTGTTCCAAGAGAATGTACTCAAAATTCGACTGCAAGTTTTACTCCGagtagtttaaataaaaatgataatgacactaatatattaaaagaaatggtAAGTGTAATGAAAACAACACAGGAAATGAGACTGAAGAGAGCAATATCAGATATGGACGACGATGACTTATTCTTTTTATCAATGAGTAAGCAACTAAAAAAGTTACCTAAAACGGACCAAGCTAAAATTAAGTTTCAATTACACAAGCTTATACACGAATCGGAAATGAATATGCTAAATAACCGTTCAACAAGTTCTGAatactcaaataaatataactaagattttaaaagtaaGACAAAGTACATAAACACAAGTTATGACATCAGAAGAAGGAAATACAGAAGTAGAAGTAGAAGCTCAATAGTCGCAGAATGAAAAGTACAGATTGAAAGCATTTTATgacaatattgaataaaattccattgttactattataatttttaataagttatttttatattctatttatataattataagttattttatctCTTCAGTACTTACCTCAGACAAATAACATGTCTTTCTTTAGTGCTAATGGATTCGTGAAAATTGATATTTCTTGTatgttcttttaaataaaaatgtgtatttcCTCAAATAGCGTTATAGTAACCCAAAAGTACATATGAAATCTTTAATCATCTTGAAGTAAGTTTGGATATAGAGTATGATATTTATCACATGTACTTGtcttttgatttatttcatgTACCCAGTAACGCCTCGTCATTTTTTTTCCTGAGTCGTTTCAGTACCCAAAATTGACATTAAATCTGACTCGTTATTTGTTAAATCCATAGTACAATTAGCACGCGACTATACACCTTAGCTATTGTCAGCTAAATGAATTCTGTAAGTGCAACCGTGTCATGTCACATCGGGTGTCGACACGTCGCGTCGCGTTTCAATAATGTGTTGCCGCCTTAATTGGACGAAACGAATTAACAAGTACATGCTTCGTACTTATATACGTATCTAGAAttgtcttatttaaatataataacataacttttacttagtataattcattaaaaaggCTAAAGTATTACAAACAGGTCATAGTAGAATCTTCTACAGTATCTAACTTCTAGTGTAAAAACAAACCAGAGAAGTCTGTTGTACGAcctacgtgggtaacactgaaaatgtttataacgtaccagttagaaacattgctaataaaaacatcgaatttagaactctttggtagcCTTATGTAGCTATTGCatttatttgtcatttgtttttgtaaattggcggcaaatctaaaacccTTGTTACACgtaaaatgaacctaacgcaagaaaattttcggtcaatgatttattctGACTTTCGTtatgggcttactcaacaacaaagctatgatagggtgcgattagcatttcttaatgaagccccgtctattacaattggtttaaagcgtagacgtagcaatctcaatgataatccgcgtgagggacctactttaacagcgactactgaagataacatcagtgctgtgcgacgcatgatagaggaagataagagagtgacctatcagcagatacaggaaagcctaggcattggt
Coding sequences within it:
- the LOC123715468 gene encoding transcription factor Adf-1-like, with protein sequence MNDEQLIELVKQYSVLYDVKLAQYRDHNVRNNAWEEIAEQMNLSVEEVKNKWSKLRNCFTNALKRRRKKSGQAAAKAIPWKLEKQMEFLLPYVEGRSTVTNLSTSNDDDSTHDAEYKFSEESVVSPSVTIRSPTPGTSSLRPSVPRECTQNSTASFTPSSLNKNDNDTNILKEMVSVMKTTQEMRLKRAISDMDDDDLFFLSMSKQLKKLPKTDQAKIKFQLHKLIHESEMNMLNNRSTSSEYSNKYN